A genomic window from Streptomyces sp. NBC_01429 includes:
- a CDS encoding S1 family peptidase codes for MRIKRTNPLGGMARRARLIAVTTGLAAAAALAIPTASAAQATTFSANQLSAASEAVLEADVAGTAWAVDPATNALVVQADSTVTKAEIESLKQAAGANAGALRVERTPGTLSKLISGGDAVYTSSWRCSAGFNVRSGSTYYFLTAGHCTEGLPAWYTSSAGTTSIGPSAGSSFPGNDYGLVRYSNTALAHPGTVGSVTITGSTNASTGLSVTRRGSTTGIHSGSVTGLNYTVNYGSGDIVSGLIRTNVCAEPGDSGGPLYSGSLAVGLTSGGSGNCTSGGTTYFQPVTAALSAYGVSLV; via the coding sequence GTGAGGATCAAGCGCACCAACCCCCTCGGCGGCATGGCAAGACGCGCCCGCCTGATAGCAGTGACCACCGGACTCGCCGCGGCGGCGGCGCTCGCGATACCCACGGCGAGCGCGGCCCAGGCCACCACGTTCAGCGCCAACCAGCTGTCCGCCGCGAGCGAGGCCGTCCTGGAGGCCGATGTCGCGGGCACCGCGTGGGCCGTCGACCCGGCGACCAACGCGCTCGTCGTCCAGGCGGACTCCACCGTCACCAAGGCCGAGATCGAGAGCCTCAAGCAGGCCGCCGGCGCCAACGCGGGCGCGCTGCGCGTCGAGCGCACCCCGGGCACGCTCTCCAAGCTCATATCGGGCGGCGACGCCGTGTACACCAGCAGCTGGCGCTGCTCGGCCGGATTCAACGTCCGCAGCGGCAGCACGTACTACTTCCTGACGGCGGGGCACTGCACCGAGGGCCTGCCCGCCTGGTACACCAGCTCGGCGGGCACCACGAGCATCGGCCCGTCGGCCGGCTCCAGCTTCCCCGGCAACGACTACGGCCTCGTGCGGTACTCCAACACCGCGCTGGCGCACCCGGGCACCGTCGGCAGCGTCACCATCACCGGCTCGACCAATGCCAGCACCGGGCTGTCCGTCACGCGACGGGGCTCCACGACCGGCATCCACAGCGGTTCGGTGACGGGTCTCAACTACACCGTGAACTACGGCAGCGGTGACATCGTCAGCGGTCTGATCCGCACCAACGTCTGCGCCGAGCCCGGCGACAGCGGCGGGCCCCTCTACTCGGGCTCGCTCGCCGTCGGTCTCACCTCGGGCGGCAGCGGCAACTGCACCTCGGGCGGTACCACGTACTTCCAGCCGGTGACGGCGGCCCTGAGCGCCTACGGGGTCAGTCTTGTCTGA
- a CDS encoding cell division protein SepF: protein MGSVRKASAWLGLVEDNDERYYDDEYAGSSESGDTWKSEPRMRVAPEAAQEQQARRIATVSPESFRDARAIGELFRAGTPVIMNLTLMEPADAKRVVDFAAGLIFGLRGSIDRVATRVFLLTPADTEIVSGDESAGRQDGFFNQS from the coding sequence ATGGGATCGGTGCGCAAGGCGAGTGCCTGGCTGGGCCTCGTTGAGGACAACGACGAGCGTTACTACGACGACGAGTACGCCGGGAGTTCGGAGAGCGGCGACACCTGGAAGAGCGAGCCGCGCATGCGGGTCGCTCCCGAGGCCGCCCAGGAGCAGCAGGCGCGCAGAATCGCCACGGTCTCCCCGGAGAGCTTCCGGGACGCCCGCGCCATCGGCGAACTCTTCCGGGCGGGCACCCCGGTCATCATGAACCTCACCCTCATGGAGCCCGCCGACGCCAAGCGCGTCGTGGACTTCGCGGCCGGACTGATCTTCGGGCTGCGCGGTTCGATCGACCGCGTGGCCACCCGGGTCTTCCTGCTGACCCCCGCCGACACCGAGATCGTCTCGGGCGACGAGTCGGCGGGGCGTCAGGACGGCTTCTTCAACCAGAGCTGA
- the fsxC gene encoding FxsC protein encodes MHASPRQRAADHRPYFFLSYAHTPRNGVGGPDPDIWVEKLFGDLCGHVMAMTDLPAGAQAGFIDQDMRSGEGWSERLAEMLATCRVFVPLFSPRYFASEMCGKEWYAFAQRVIYEQAKNNTTAEAIVPALWWPVPPDQLPGPAERLQFNHRDFGDLYVTEGLYGLVKLRIFEREYERAVYELAKRIVSVADSSAIGPGRPVDYRNAPSAFGTSGGPRPMQVTVAAPTRHDLPQGRTAHYYGGMAQDWNPYHPDSTRPLAYVARDLVRSLNYQADILSFDEVFVPHEGKQEPTRPEILLVDRWALRDEEQRERLAAFDAEHRPWVSVIVPWNREDEQSRAAEAELSDWLERTMPKKMGQGRAACRAAARGVPSMEAFGQLLPQIVEAAAQQYLKHAAVYPPAGGGHMERPRLRGPMAAEYATTHYVPQTHDLAPDAEDTDDSTS; translated from the coding sequence GTGCACGCGTCACCGCGGCAGAGAGCGGCTGACCATCGGCCGTATTTCTTCCTGAGCTATGCGCACACGCCGAGAAACGGTGTCGGGGGACCCGACCCGGACATATGGGTGGAGAAGCTCTTCGGGGATCTGTGCGGCCATGTGATGGCCATGACGGATCTCCCGGCCGGGGCCCAGGCCGGATTCATCGACCAGGACATGCGCTCGGGCGAGGGCTGGTCCGAGCGGCTCGCCGAAATGCTCGCCACCTGCCGGGTGTTCGTACCGCTGTTCTCGCCGCGCTACTTCGCCAGCGAGATGTGCGGCAAGGAGTGGTACGCCTTCGCCCAGCGGGTCATCTACGAACAGGCCAAGAACAACACCACGGCGGAGGCGATCGTGCCCGCCCTGTGGTGGCCGGTGCCGCCCGATCAACTGCCGGGCCCGGCCGAGCGGTTGCAGTTCAACCACCGGGACTTCGGGGACCTCTACGTCACCGAGGGGCTCTACGGCCTGGTCAAACTCCGGATATTCGAGAGGGAGTACGAACGGGCCGTCTACGAACTCGCCAAACGCATCGTCAGCGTCGCCGACTCCTCCGCGATAGGCCCCGGGCGCCCCGTCGACTACCGCAACGCGCCCAGCGCCTTCGGCACGAGCGGCGGGCCACGCCCCATGCAGGTCACCGTGGCCGCCCCGACCCGGCACGACCTGCCCCAGGGCCGCACCGCGCACTACTACGGCGGCATGGCCCAGGACTGGAACCCGTACCACCCGGACTCCACGCGGCCGCTCGCCTATGTCGCCCGGGACCTGGTGCGCTCGCTCAACTACCAGGCCGACATCCTCTCGTTCGACGAGGTGTTCGTCCCCCACGAGGGCAAGCAGGAGCCCACCAGGCCGGAGATCCTCCTTGTCGACCGGTGGGCCCTGCGCGACGAGGAACAGCGCGAGCGGCTCGCCGCCTTCGACGCCGAGCACCGGCCCTGGGTGTCGGTGATCGTGCCGTGGAACCGCGAGGACGAACAGAGCAGGGCCGCCGAGGCCGAGCTGAGCGACTGGCTGGAGCGGACCATGCCCAAGAAGATGGGGCAGGGCCGCGCCGCCTGCCGGGCCGCCGCCAGAGGCGTGCCCAGCATGGAGGCGTTCGGCCAGCTGCTGCCCCAGATCGTCGAGGCCGCCGCCCAGCAGTATCTGAAACACGCGGCGGTCTACCCGCCGGCCGGC
- the fxsBH gene encoding radical SAM/SPASM protein FxsBH, inactivated beta-hydroxylase extension form — protein sequence MTGPLVPFREIVLKVHSRCDLACDHCYIYEHADQSWRTRPRAISDEAIHRTAHRLAEHAKAHALPSVSVILHGGEPLLAGPARLRRVCEELTRALDGVAELDLRIHTNGLQLSPRYLDLFTEFGVKVGISLDGDRAANDRHRRYADGRSSHPQVLKALGLLRQDRYRPLDLGLLCTVDAANDPLAVYDALAALDPPRIDFLLPHATWDDSPPRPDGSPTAYADWLLAVFDRWDAGGRPMPVRLFESVLSTLAGGPSLTESLGLAPTDLVVVETDGTLEQVDSLKSAYEGAAATGFDVLRHSFDEVAAHPGVRSRQLGLAGVSAACRDCPVVRSCGGGLYTHRYRSAPGAGQDGAGQDGGPGGFDHTSVYCADLEALIRGIESRTAAATVPPAVTDPGELLAAQRELTRSLLAELHAELGGRGGAAWQRTWELAGEVELRSEGLDEVLAHPYTRNRLVDSVAAVREGRPGAFDAARAFAPYLAAAVIRGGLETPVRVGYRDGALTLPTLGTLRLGGPGEHGEAEVCPAEKGFVVRTATAERRVVRAGEPAPHWRPVRTLGRDGAPDLALDDLDPYRDCFDAPAHPGLSRDEAADWSGRLAAAWGLLGRAVPAQAAEAAGSLSTLTPLLSTGPSVGRHGYGALGIPVRGSADELARALLRGFRRAKLRALTETADLYALDGEWSRPAPWQEAPVPLSLLLAGAYERVGIAAYDPDPRHRDHALRALDTLEGAAELTVAGRRVLAALGEEAGRG from the coding sequence ATGACAGGACCCCTGGTCCCATTCCGCGAGATCGTCCTCAAGGTCCACAGCAGATGTGATCTCGCGTGCGACCACTGCTACATCTACGAACACGCGGATCAGAGCTGGCGCACCCGCCCCAGGGCAATCTCCGACGAAGCGATTCACCGTACAGCGCACCGACTGGCCGAACATGCCAAGGCCCATGCCCTGCCCTCCGTGTCAGTGATCCTGCACGGAGGGGAGCCCCTGCTCGCGGGGCCCGCGCGACTGCGGCGCGTCTGCGAGGAGCTGACCCGGGCCCTCGACGGAGTCGCGGAACTCGATCTGCGGATCCACACCAACGGCCTCCAGCTCTCGCCCCGCTATCTCGACCTCTTCACCGAGTTCGGCGTCAAGGTGGGTATCTCCCTCGACGGCGACCGCGCGGCCAACGACCGGCACCGCCGCTACGCGGACGGCCGCAGCAGCCACCCCCAGGTCCTCAAGGCCCTCGGCCTGCTCCGGCAGGACCGCTACCGCCCGCTCGACCTCGGGCTCCTGTGCACCGTGGACGCGGCCAACGACCCGCTCGCCGTGTACGACGCCCTCGCCGCGCTCGACCCGCCGCGCATCGACTTCCTGCTGCCGCACGCCACCTGGGACGACTCGCCGCCGCGCCCCGACGGCTCACCGACCGCGTACGCCGACTGGCTGCTGGCCGTCTTCGACCGCTGGGACGCCGGGGGCCGTCCGATGCCGGTACGCCTCTTCGAGTCGGTCCTCTCCACCCTGGCCGGCGGCCCGAGCCTCACCGAGTCGCTCGGGCTCGCCCCCACCGATCTGGTCGTCGTGGAGACCGACGGCACCCTGGAACAGGTCGACTCGCTCAAGAGCGCCTACGAGGGCGCCGCGGCCACCGGGTTCGACGTCCTGCGCCACTCCTTCGACGAGGTCGCCGCCCATCCGGGGGTACGGTCCCGGCAGCTGGGGCTCGCCGGGGTGAGCGCGGCCTGCCGCGACTGCCCGGTCGTACGCTCCTGCGGCGGCGGCCTCTACACCCACCGCTACCGCTCGGCGCCCGGGGCGGGACAGGACGGGGCGGGACAGGACGGGGGTCCCGGCGGGTTCGACCACACCTCCGTGTACTGCGCCGACCTGGAGGCGCTGATCCGCGGCATCGAGTCCCGTACGGCGGCGGCCACCGTCCCGCCCGCCGTCACTGACCCCGGTGAACTCCTCGCGGCCCAGCGGGAGCTGACCCGCTCGCTCCTCGCCGAGCTGCACGCCGAACTGGGCGGCAGGGGCGGCGCCGCCTGGCAGCGGACCTGGGAGCTGGCGGGCGAGGTGGAGCTGCGCTCCGAGGGGCTCGACGAGGTGCTGGCCCATCCGTACACCCGCAACCGGCTGGTCGACTCGGTCGCCGCCGTCCGGGAGGGGCGCCCCGGCGCGTTCGACGCGGCGCGCGCCTTCGCCCCGTATCTGGCCGCCGCCGTGATCAGGGGCGGCCTGGAGACGCCCGTACGGGTCGGCTACCGCGACGGCGCGCTGACGCTGCCCACCCTGGGGACGCTGCGGCTCGGTGGCCCCGGTGAGCACGGGGAGGCCGAGGTGTGCCCCGCCGAGAAGGGGTTCGTGGTGCGGACGGCGACGGCGGAGCGGCGCGTCGTACGGGCCGGTGAACCGGCCCCGCACTGGCGCCCGGTGCGCACGCTGGGCCGGGACGGCGCGCCGGACCTCGCGCTGGACGACCTCGATCCGTACCGCGACTGCTTCGACGCCCCCGCGCACCCCGGCCTCAGCAGGGACGAGGCGGCCGACTGGAGCGGCCGGCTGGCGGCGGCCTGGGGGCTGCTGGGGCGGGCCGTGCCCGCGCAGGCCGCCGAGGCCGCGGGCTCGCTCTCCACGCTGACGCCGCTGCTCTCCACCGGGCCCTCGGTCGGCCGGCACGGATACGGCGCGCTGGGCATCCCCGTCCGGGGCAGCGCCGACGAGCTGGCCCGCGCGCTGCTGCGCGGCTTCCGCCGGGCCAAGCTGCGGGCGCTGACCGAGACCGCCGACCTGTACGCCCTGGACGGCGAGTGGAGCCGCCCCGCGCCCTGGCAGGAGGCGCCCGTCCCGCTGTCGCTGCTGCTGGCGGGCGCGTACGAACGGGTGGGGATCGCCGCGTACGACCCCGACCCCCGCCACCGGGACCACGCGCTGCGGGCCCTGGACACCCTGGAGGGCGCGGCCGAACTCACCGTCGCCGGCCGGAGGGTGCTGGCCGCGCTCGGGGAAGAGGCCGGCCGTGGCTGA
- a CDS encoding DUF1684 domain-containing protein produces MSTDPSATAALEWNGWHEHRAAAITAPYGPLSLVATHWLADHPEGRVPGLPGVWREAGDEVTLTAAAGDGLTADGRPLTGEIALTADSGPFEDSRIAAGPRRLVVLRREGLWAVRDFDPASAARRAFRSVEATPYDDRWTLPGRFRPYDTSRTVRVENADGKERGLGLGGEIAFTVDGAEHTLQVAVEPDGSLWAVFADATSGRGSYRFRFLRPGAPAADGTVTVDFNRTLLPPCAFADHFICPFPPPGNTLPIGVPAGERTVLTD; encoded by the coding sequence ATGAGCACGGATCCATCCGCCACCGCCGCGCTGGAGTGGAACGGCTGGCACGAGCACCGCGCCGCCGCGATCACGGCCCCGTACGGGCCGCTCTCCCTCGTCGCCACCCACTGGCTCGCCGACCACCCGGAAGGGCGCGTTCCGGGACTCCCCGGCGTGTGGCGCGAGGCCGGGGACGAGGTGACGCTCACGGCGGCGGCCGGGGACGGACTGACCGCCGACGGACGGCCGCTCACCGGGGAGATCGCGCTGACCGCCGACAGCGGTCCGTTCGAGGATTCCCGGATCGCGGCCGGCCCCCGCAGGCTGGTCGTGCTGCGCCGCGAAGGGCTCTGGGCCGTACGGGACTTCGACCCGGCGTCGGCCGCGCGGCGCGCGTTCCGGTCCGTCGAGGCCACCCCGTACGACGACCGCTGGACGCTGCCCGGCCGGTTCCGGCCGTACGACACGAGCCGTACGGTACGGGTCGAGAACGCCGACGGGAAGGAACGCGGCCTCGGGCTCGGCGGTGAGATCGCCTTCACGGTCGACGGCGCGGAGCACACCCTCCAGGTCGCGGTCGAGCCGGACGGCTCGCTCTGGGCGGTCTTCGCCGACGCCACCAGCGGCCGGGGCAGCTACCGCTTCCGCTTTCTGCGGCCCGGGGCGCCGGCCGCCGACGGGACGGTGACGGTCGACTTCAACCGGACGCTGCTGCCGCCGTGCGCCTTCGCCGACCACTTCATCTGCCCCTTCCCGCCGCCCGGCAACACCCTCCCCATCGGCGTCCCGGCGGGCGAGCGCACCGTACTCACCGACTGA
- a CDS encoding acyl-CoA dehydrogenase family protein encodes MSAPSAAKPPSATKTPPFDPGDPLGLDDLLAPEDLAIRDTVRAWAADRVLPHVADWYERGELPGIRELARELGGLGALGMSLTGYGCAGASAVQYGLTCLELEAADSGIRSLVSVQGSLAMYAIHRYGSDEQKERWLPAMAAGETIGCFGLTEPDHGSDPSGMRTRARRDGTDWVLTGRKMWITNGSVAGVAVVWARTDGDGGEAGGGDIRGFLVPAGTPGFSAPEITHKWSLRASVTSELVLDDVRLPADAVLPGAIGLRGPLGCLSYARYGIVWGSMGAARTCFEAALQYSRTREQFGRPIGGFQLTQAKLADMALELHKGILLAHHLGRRMDAGTLRAEQISFGKLNNVREAIEICRTSRTILGANGISLEYPVMRHAANLESVLTYEGTVEMHQLVLGKALTGLDAFR; translated from the coding sequence GAGGACCTGGCGATCCGCGACACCGTGCGCGCCTGGGCCGCCGACCGGGTGCTGCCCCACGTCGCCGACTGGTACGAGCGCGGTGAACTGCCCGGCATCCGGGAGCTGGCCCGTGAACTCGGCGGGCTCGGCGCCCTCGGCATGTCCCTGACCGGGTACGGCTGCGCGGGCGCCAGCGCCGTGCAGTACGGGCTCACCTGCCTGGAGCTGGAGGCCGCCGACTCCGGCATCCGCTCCCTCGTCTCCGTACAGGGCTCGCTCGCCATGTACGCGATCCACCGCTACGGCTCGGACGAGCAGAAGGAGCGCTGGCTGCCCGCGATGGCGGCGGGCGAGACCATCGGCTGTTTCGGTCTCACCGAGCCCGACCACGGCTCCGACCCGTCGGGCATGCGCACCCGCGCGCGCCGCGACGGCACCGACTGGGTGCTCACCGGCCGCAAGATGTGGATCACCAACGGCTCGGTGGCGGGCGTCGCCGTCGTCTGGGCGCGGACGGACGGCGACGGGGGCGAAGCGGGCGGCGGGGACATCAGGGGGTTCCTCGTCCCGGCCGGGACCCCTGGCTTCTCGGCGCCCGAAATCACCCATAAGTGGTCGTTGCGTGCCTCGGTCACCAGTGAACTGGTCCTCGACGACGTGCGGCTGCCCGCCGATGCCGTGCTCCCGGGAGCCATCGGGCTGCGCGGTCCGCTCGGCTGTCTGAGCTACGCGCGCTACGGCATCGTCTGGGGCTCGATGGGGGCGGCGCGCACCTGTTTCGAGGCGGCGCTCCAGTACTCCAGGACGCGTGAGCAGTTCGGCCGGCCGATCGGTGGCTTCCAGCTCACCCAGGCCAAGCTGGCGGACATGGCCCTCGAACTGCACAAGGGGATCCTGCTCGCCCACCATCTGGGGCGGCGGATGGACGCGGGGACGCTGCGGGCCGAGCAGATCAGCTTCGGCAAGCTCAACAACGTGCGGGAGGCGATCGAGATCTGCCGGACCTCGCGGACGATCCTCGGCGCGAACGGGATCTCGCTCGAATACCCCGTGATGCGCCATGCGGCGAACCTGGAGTCGGTGCTCACCTACGAGGGAACCGTGGAGATGCACCAACTCGTCCTGGGCAAGGCGCTCACCGGCCTCGACGCCTTCCGGTGA
- a CDS encoding aminoglycoside N(3)-acetyltransferase, with protein MAEPVAPPAVAALARELTALGVTPGATLLVHASLRATGLDAITLREALLTALGEDGTLVVPAFTEENSDTSAAHLARVRGMTRREAAVFRAAMPAFDAAGTPCLAMGRLAESVRTAPGAVRSAHPQSSFAAVGRRAAELLARHPLDSHLGPGSPLGALADAGARVLMINVGFAACTAFHLAEYRPGAHMRSYRCVVKARDGKPRWVEYEDVALDDRDFEEIGSSFAWGVAQTGQLGGTVTRLFSIKDAVAHAESWMTEKRR; from the coding sequence GTGGCTGAGCCGGTGGCCCCGCCCGCGGTCGCCGCGCTGGCCCGCGAACTGACCGCGCTCGGCGTCACCCCCGGCGCGACGCTGCTCGTCCACGCCTCGCTGCGCGCCACCGGGCTGGACGCCATCACACTGCGCGAGGCGCTGCTGACGGCGCTGGGCGAGGACGGCACGCTGGTCGTCCCGGCCTTCACCGAGGAGAACTCCGACACCTCCGCCGCCCATCTGGCCCGCGTCCGGGGCATGACCCGGCGCGAGGCGGCGGTCTTCCGCGCCGCCATGCCCGCCTTCGACGCGGCGGGCACGCCGTGCCTGGCGATGGGCCGGCTGGCCGAGTCCGTACGTACCGCGCCGGGCGCCGTGCGCAGCGCGCACCCGCAGTCCTCCTTCGCCGCGGTCGGACGGCGGGCGGCCGAGCTGCTGGCCCGGCACCCGCTCGACAGCCATCTGGGGCCCGGCTCACCGCTCGGCGCGCTGGCCGACGCGGGCGCGCGGGTATTGATGATCAATGTGGGATTCGCCGCCTGCACCGCCTTCCATCTCGCGGAATACCGGCCCGGCGCGCATATGCGTTCCTATCGCTGTGTGGTGAAAGCGCGGGACGGGAAGCCGCGTTGGGTGGAATATGAGGACGTCGCCCTGGACGACCGTGATTTCGAGGAGATCGGGTCGTCATTCGCCTGGGGCGTGGCGCAGACGGGACAACTGGGAGGAACGGTCACAAGACTGTTCTCGATAAAGGACGCGGTCGCCCACGCGGAGTCCTGGATGACTGAAAAGCGGCGGTGA
- a CDS encoding DUF4231 domain-containing protein, giving the protein MVFRNADLPVLFHHADAIAIARQREAVNVTRRTLLLLVLGALLASLPWRWRIGDSFQLMGALSALAYAGVLLVTIRSTGRRAKSHWQLNRSAAEFIKSLSWRYAVHGAPFDSAAADPGSLFTSRLEAGLGELKKVGWEDPRDTGAIGQGAAGELITAPMRMLREKSFAARRETYVRDRLIEQRNWYHRRTVVSRRATALWSATITALTLMALFLALLRTFSLTGSSAVLGLLSAAAAAALAWSEIRRHQPLISAHSLVEEDLASMHTAMETMVTEEQWSNAVYETERIVSPQHTDWLVRHRS; this is encoded by the coding sequence ATGGTCTTCCGAAACGCTGATCTGCCGGTTCTCTTCCACCACGCGGACGCGATCGCCATCGCACGGCAGCGGGAAGCGGTGAACGTCACCCGCCGCACGCTGCTGCTCCTGGTGCTGGGCGCGCTGCTGGCCTCGCTGCCCTGGCGGTGGCGGATCGGTGACTCGTTCCAACTCATGGGCGCACTCAGCGCGTTGGCGTACGCCGGAGTGCTTCTGGTCACCATCCGGTCGACTGGCCGCAGAGCAAAGTCGCATTGGCAACTCAACCGCTCCGCGGCGGAGTTCATCAAGTCGCTCTCCTGGCGCTACGCCGTGCACGGAGCGCCCTTCGACTCCGCGGCCGCCGACCCGGGCAGCCTGTTCACCAGCCGACTGGAGGCGGGGCTGGGCGAGTTGAAGAAGGTCGGCTGGGAGGATCCCCGGGACACCGGGGCGATCGGGCAGGGCGCGGCGGGCGAGCTGATCACCGCGCCGATGCGGATGCTGCGCGAGAAGTCGTTCGCCGCGCGCAGGGAGACGTATGTCAGGGACCGGCTGATCGAGCAGCGCAACTGGTACCACCGCAGAACGGTCGTCTCGCGGCGCGCCACCGCCCTCTGGTCGGCCACCATCACCGCGCTGACCCTGATGGCGCTCTTCCTGGCGCTGCTGCGGACCTTCTCGCTCACGGGGTCCTCGGCGGTGCTGGGGCTGCTGTCGGCGGCCGCGGCGGCCGCTCTGGCGTGGAGCGAGATCCGCCGCCATCAGCCCCTGATCTCGGCGCACTCGCTGGTCGAGGAGGACCTGGCGTCGATGCACACGGCGATGGAGACGATGGTGACCGAGGAGCAGTGGTCGAACGCGGTGTACGAGACCGAGCGCATCGTCTCGCCCCAGCACACGGACTGGCTGGTGCGGCACCGGAGTTGA
- the fxsA gene encoding FxSxx-COOH cyclophane-containing RiPP peptide produces MTYQTSVTFATAKKNRVPLAEIDVRDAAVAKKLGRVLPMPTGRTPRVSSFNSAL; encoded by the coding sequence GTGACCTATCAGACCTCTGTCACCTTCGCCACTGCGAAGAAGAATCGGGTCCCCCTCGCGGAGATCGACGTGCGCGACGCCGCTGTCGCCAAGAAGCTCGGACGCGTTCTGCCGATGCCCACCGGCCGCACCCCGCGCGTTTCCAGTTTCAATTCGGCCCTTTAG
- a CDS encoding DUF5685 family protein → MRCVQLNDSRGNVVFGIVRPCAHRLTGGLKAEWMAHLCGLCLALRTDHGQFSRVVTNYDGLIISVLTDAQTERAPARRRTAGPCPLRGMRTASVARGEGARLAATVSLVLASAKVRDHVADRDGLLKRRPLAAAARRVATGWDRAGARTGTELGFDTAVLVDAVDRQESVERLAGPGTSPLTVTEPTETATAAAFAHTAVLAGKPHNREPLAEAGRLFGRLAHLLDAVEDQESDAASGAWNPLTATGTSLAEARRLADDALHGIRLALRDAEFTDGKLAHVLLAHELETSIGRAFATTGCASAEHGADGTHGGPGGVPRGPRKSPRRGTVVGCAVLVGLCCTCRTCCAKEYEGPWSGERREGWCRNADCCEGCCEGCDCCAGCGDCGCDCCSCCDV, encoded by the coding sequence ATGCGCTGCGTACAGCTGAACGACTCTCGGGGGAACGTCGTGTTCGGAATCGTCAGGCCCTGCGCCCATCGGCTCACCGGTGGACTCAAGGCCGAGTGGATGGCTCATCTCTGCGGGCTCTGCCTGGCACTTCGGACCGACCACGGGCAGTTCTCCCGGGTCGTCACCAACTATGACGGCCTCATTATCTCGGTTCTGACGGACGCTCAGACCGAACGGGCCCCGGCCCGGCGGCGCACCGCCGGGCCCTGCCCGCTGCGCGGCATGCGCACCGCGTCCGTCGCCAGGGGGGAGGGCGCCCGGCTCGCGGCCACCGTGTCCCTGGTGCTGGCCTCGGCGAAGGTGCGGGACCACGTGGCCGACCGCGACGGGCTGTTGAAGCGCCGGCCGCTGGCCGCCGCCGCGCGCCGGGTCGCCACCGGCTGGGACCGGGCGGGCGCCCGTACGGGCACGGAGCTGGGTTTCGACACGGCGGTGCTGGTCGACGCGGTCGACCGGCAGGAGTCCGTCGAGCGGCTGGCCGGTCCCGGGACCTCGCCGCTCACCGTCACCGAGCCGACCGAGACGGCCACCGCTGCCGCCTTCGCCCACACGGCCGTGCTGGCGGGCAAGCCGCACAATCGTGAGCCGCTGGCCGAGGCCGGGCGGCTGTTCGGCCGGCTCGCGCACCTGCTGGACGCGGTGGAGGACCAGGAATCCGACGCGGCGTCAGGTGCCTGGAACCCGCTCACCGCGACCGGCACCTCGCTGGCCGAGGCCCGGCGGCTCGCCGACGACGCGCTGCACGGCATACGGCTGGCGCTGCGGGACGCGGAATTCACCGACGGCAAGCTGGCCCACGTGCTGCTCGCGCACGAGCTGGAGACGTCCATCGGCCGGGCCTTCGCCACGACGGGATGCGCGAGCGCCGAGCACGGCGCGGACGGTACGCACGGTGGTCCTGGCGGTGTGCCGCGGGGGCCGCGCAAGTCGCCCAGGCGCGGCACGGTGGTCGGCTGCGCCGTCCTCGTCGGGCTCTGCTGCACCTGCCGGACGTGCTGCGCGAAGGAGTACGAGGGCCCGTGGTCGGGGGAGAGGCGCGAGGGCTGGTGCCGCAACGCCGACTGCTGCGAAGGCTGCTGCGAGGGGTGCGACTGCTGCGCCGGTTGCGGGGACTGCGGCTGCGACTGCTGCTCCTGCTGCGATGTGTGA